The following is a genomic window from Gloeocapsa sp. PCC 73106.
AAGATATCCGGGTACTCATGTTTGAAACCGAGGTAGAGGGTTGTTTACAACGTCTAGAAGCAGTAGCTCAGAGCGAGGAAAAACACTGTCTACGAGAAGAATTTCAACTAGCATCTCAAGAATTGGCAGGTTTAGCCGAAATGCTAGAGTTAACCTCATTTCAGTCTCTTTGTCAAGAGATTGAGCGGGAAATCACGGAAGCTTTGGTAGAAAATCTAGAGGAGATAGTTACACTCGCCTTAAAACAGTGGCGCAAAAGCCAAACATTCGTTTTAAATCAACAATTTGCCCTGATTCCCTTAAATCTGGAAAAAACACAGAGTGCGATCGTTACTACATCTGTTGAATCTGAAGTTAATCTCCCTCAACCGGTATTAACTGAGCACAATCTGCGAGTATCCGCGGAAAAATTAGCACAAATAGAAGAACTGTTCGGGGAGTTAATTATTGAACGCAATGGCTTAAACTTACAACTCAAGCAGTTGTTTAGCCTAGTTCAACTTCTCAAACAAAGAGTTGGCAATCTAGATCAATCCAATCGTTCTCTGCGAACTCTCTACGATCACGCCGGACAGCTTATTCCAGCACACAATAACCGTCATTGGGATAGTTTAGAGCTAGATAGCTATACGGAATTACATCCAGTCTTTCAAGAACTGATGGAAACTATCGTCCAAATTCAAGAAGTCACTGGAGATATTGAACTCAATTTAGATCTCACCCAAAAAGCCGCCAAGGGACTTTCTCGCACTTCGGGATTGGTACAAACCAATATTACCCAAGTGAGATTGCGTCCTTTCGCCGATTTAGTCCGACTCTTTCCTAGAGCGATTAGAGAAATGACCCTAAAACACGGGAAACAGGTTGATCTTATCGTCAAGGGTGAATCAACTCTGATAGATCGCACGATCCTTGACGCTCTCAACGAACCTCTAATTCATTTACTGCGTAACGCCTTTGATCACGGTATTGAAGCACCTGAACTACGCCAAGCTTTGGGCAAAAATCCCTCTGGCTGTATTAGTATCGAAGCTAGACAACGGGGAAATCTTATTATCATCACAGTACAAGACGATGGACAGGGGATTAATCTGGATAAAATCCGCCAAAAAGTTCCCCAAAACTTGAGCGATGAAAAACTCTTAGATTTGATTTTTGAACCGGGTTTTAGTACCGCAGATCAAGTTACCGAACTCTCTGGAAGAGGATTAGGGATGGATATTGTGCGTAGACAACTACAACAGGTTAGGGGTCAAATCCAAGTCTCTACCGAACCTGGAAAGGGAACAACTTTCACAATCATCATCCCTTTTACCTTATCCGTGGTCAGAGTTTTGTTGGTAGAAAGCGGGAAAATGCTCATGGCTATTCCTATCAGCGTCGTGGAAGAAATGCTCGTAATTACCTCTGAAATGAGAGTGGAAAGCTTGGGACAAAACTTACTCAATTGGGATGGGGAAATTATCCCCCTACTCAATCTCTCCCCTTGGCTCAATTTTAATCCCTTGACTCCCGAATCGCGCACCGACGCTCGCCCTATTATTAATCAACCCATTGTCCTGATTATTGCCCAAGGTAACCGTTTGTTCGCTCTGGAAATGGATCGCTACTGGGGAGAACAAGAGGTCACCATTCGCAGCTTAGAAGGCGTTTTACCCCTACCCAAGGGCTTAACTGGTTGTACTATTATGGGTGATGGAAGTGTTGTGCCTCTAGCCGATCCCGTGGCTTTAATTCAATGGCTCGAGCAAAATCACCCTGATCATCTCCCCGTGACTCCTCCTGTGTTACCCCCAGAAGATCTTATACCCGTCTCGGAAACTAGAACTTACAAACGTACTGTGATGGTAGTGGACGATTCGATCAACGTGCGACGTTTTTTGGCTTTAACCTTAGAAAAGGTCGGTTACCGCGTTGAGCAAGCTAAAGATGGTCAAGAAGCTCTAGAAAAGCTCAATAATAGCAATATTGAATTGGTAATCTGCGATATTGAAATGCCCCGTTTAGATGGCTACGGTTTTCTCAATCAGGTGCGTTCTCACCCTCAATACCAATCTTTACCTGTGATTATGCTTACCTCTCGTAGTGGGGAAAAACATCGTCAAACGGCAATGAGTCTCGGTGCTACCGCCTACTTTTCT
Proteins encoded in this region:
- a CDS encoding hybrid sensor histidine kinase/response regulator — protein: MSYYQEQQIRQQFLDEAEEYVKIIESGLIGLASRPLESDRLEAMGRACHSLKGGAGLMNYLTLSDLAHTLEDCFNGFYPGYICDRLETEQLLLESVDCFNYCITQYRQGAESIDENWLTEKVNPLFSLIQQNLPSLVEDDFLETPDLSSQDIRVLMFETEVEGCLQRLEAVAQSEEKHCLREEFQLASQELAGLAEMLELTSFQSLCQEIEREITEALVENLEEIVTLALKQWRKSQTFVLNQQFALIPLNLEKTQSAIVTTSVESEVNLPQPVLTEHNLRVSAEKLAQIEELFGELIIERNGLNLQLKQLFSLVQLLKQRVGNLDQSNRSLRTLYDHAGQLIPAHNNRHWDSLELDSYTELHPVFQELMETIVQIQEVTGDIELNLDLTQKAAKGLSRTSGLVQTNITQVRLRPFADLVRLFPRAIREMTLKHGKQVDLIVKGESTLIDRTILDALNEPLIHLLRNAFDHGIEAPELRQALGKNPSGCISIEARQRGNLIIITVQDDGQGINLDKIRQKVPQNLSDEKLLDLIFEPGFSTADQVTELSGRGLGMDIVRRQLQQVRGQIQVSTEPGKGTTFTIIIPFTLSVVRVLLVESGKMLMAIPISVVEEMLVITSEMRVESLGQNLLNWDGEIIPLLNLSPWLNFNPLTPESRTDARPIINQPIVLIIAQGNRLFALEMDRYWGEQEVTIRSLEGVLPLPKGLTGCTIMGDGSVVPLADPVALIQWLEQNHPDHLPVTPPVLPPEDLIPVSETRTYKRTVMVVDDSINVRRFLALTLEKVGYRVEQAKDGQEALEKLNNSNIELVICDIEMPRLDGYGFLNQVRSHPQYQSLPVIMLTSRSGEKHRQTAMSLGATAYFSKPFQEQVLLATLKSL